In the genome of Bdellovibrionales bacterium CG10_big_fil_rev_8_21_14_0_10_45_34, the window CACATCAACCAACAAATTGGCCAATACAAGAAGCGTGGCATAGACGATCGTCACACCCAAAACGAGCGGGTAATCTCTGTTTGTCACACTTTGAATAAAGTGCTTACCCATGCCGGGAATTGCAAAAATAAGTTCTATAATGAATGTTCCTGACAAAATTTGTGCAACAAGAGGTGCCGCAATGGTAATTACAGGTATCAAAGAATTCTTCAACACATGTTTAAAGAGCACTGTGCGCCAACCCAGCCCTTTCGCCTTTGCGGTTCTCACAAAGTCTGAATGAATTGTGTCTAGCACACTCGATCTAGTAAGCCTTGCGATGATCGCAGCTGGTCTAACTCCCAACGTAACGACAGGCAAAATGTAGTAAACCGGCCCAATCCAAAGTGCTGGCGGCAACCACCCTAGGTGGTATGAAAATATAAGAATCAGTACCGGGGCTACAAGAAAGCTTGGCAGAGCCACGCCACTCATTGCCACGATCATGGCTCCGTTATCTAAAATCGTATTGTGTTTGGACGCGGCAAAAACTCCCAACGGAATCCCGATCATAAAACTAATTAATATCGCGTACAAACCAAGTTGAAACGATACAGGCAAAGATTCGCTAATGATGTCTGTTACGTCTCTTCCGATAAACTTGTACGACTCACCGAAATCACCCCTCAAAAGCTTACCGATGTAGGCGATGTACTGCTCAGGTAAGGGCGCATTTAAGTTGTACTTCGCTTCGATATTCGCCTTAACCTCTGGCGGCAATGCTTTTTCGGAATCAAACGGACCACCTGGTAAAAATCGCAGCAATAGGAACGTCGCAGAGACAATCACCCAAAGCACAAATGCCGCTTGCATAAGCCTTCTTACGACAAACGGAAAGATTCCTTTTCTGATGACTAGATAGGTGCCCGCAGTCAGGGCATAGACTATAAGAGTTGTAACTGTGTACTGTCTTAAATCACTTTTACCTACAATCAAGTCAACCAAGATCGTGGCAACAACAAGAGCAAATAACCCGTAAGAGAGTATTGCCTTTATATTCATTTCTCGAGCTCGACGTTACTGTATCTGTAAACCATCAAAACATTCACTGGGTAATTCTTCACCCTTGGTTTGATAATTTTGTTCTGAACTCCGAAGTAGAGTGGAACAACAGGAACATCAACTTCAACCATAATTCTCTGCGCCTGATCGTAAAGTTCTTTTCGCTTTTCTGGATCGAACTCAGATTTGGCCTGCTCTACGAGTTTGTCGTAGTTTGGGTTGCCCCATCTTGTGCGGTTTTGATCTGAATAACTTGTCATAAGATCCATAAAGTTATCTGGATCAGGAAAATCCCCCACCCAGCCCATTCGCCAAATGTGCTCGGGGTTTGTCTTAAGAGTATTGAGATAAACCTTCCACTCTTCGTTGCGTATTTCGATTTCAAGAGCAAGATTTCGCTTTAGCTGCGCTTGAACGTTTTCTGCAATCCTCTTGTGATCTTCGTTCGTGTTGATCGAAAGGACCAAGCGCGGAAACTTCGAGCGGTCCTTGTAGCCCGCCTCATCAAG includes:
- a CDS encoding peptide ABC transporter permease encodes the protein MQAAFVLWVIVSATFLLLRFLPGGPFDSEKALPPEVKANIEAKYNLNAPLPEQYIAYIGKLLRGDFGESYKFIGRDVTDIISESLPVSFQLGLYAILISFMIGIPLGVFAASKHNTILDNGAMIVAMSGVALPSFLVAPVLILIFSYHLGWLPPALWIGPVYYILPVVTLGVRPAAIIARLTRSSVLDTIHSDFVRTAKAKGLGWRTVLFKHVLKNSLIPVITIAAPLVAQILSGTFIIELIFAIPGMGKHFIQSVTNRDYPLVLGVTIVYATLLVLANLLVDVLYAFLDPRIKLS